The following proteins are encoded in a genomic region of Brachyspira pilosicoli:
- a CDS encoding phage capsid protein, which produces MIIKSGIGNDEDKLPKRGFPVSIKNKDGKGVYALYEEGFTFVGVALEDAYSYVDFGLKSNCISVCYSGNVNCVAAENLVAGDIVVPSVDGFKKSLDGNGVGIVIRGGNANSHIEVLLKTI; this is translated from the coding sequence ATGATAATAAAATCTGGCATAGGTAATGATGAAGATAAATTACCAAAGAGAGGCTTTCCTGTATCCATTAAAAATAAAGATGGAAAAGGAGTTTATGCCTTATATGAAGAAGGGTTTACCTTTGTTGGGGTTGCCTTAGAAGATGCATATAGTTATGTGGATTTCGGACTTAAGTCTAATTGCATATCTGTGTGCTATAGTGGGAATGTTAATTGTGTTGCGGCAGAGAATTTAGTTGCAGGCGATATAGTTGTGCCTTCTGTTGATGGATTTAAAAAGTCATTAGACGGCAATGGGGTTGGCATAGTTATTCGCGGAGGCAATGCCAATTCTCATATAGAAGTGCTTTTAAAAACTATTTAA
- a CDS encoding phage capsid protein, which yields MQENKVKKYKILGDSFKQYIAVSKNTFSETKTNKITEKNVEEIISSFEKKNVEVFVYMGHKEDEERAAIGKVLKLEKDNEAVGIYATIEWFDESITEKKSFYPSIEMVGKKVKEDDEFIYWENCEIKAIAAVEYPASKSVDLLCASGVIEVNEEYINNIKNILNKLNDEATKEKAKEEFLNIFRNDEVFQNMIIDLLLEKFKISEKSLEKSNLSAITYGDWCNEYAESQNAVRCSSKSESDTYVKAKKLFKAGLSKEEIMSIVRDDLVPIGVGGYERVSLSAMGKNKYEEISRMFK from the coding sequence ATGCAAGAAAACAAAGTAAAAAAATATAAAATTCTTGGAGATAGTTTTAAACAATATATAGCTGTTTCCAAAAATACTTTCTCAGAAACTAAAACTAATAAGATTACTGAGAAGAATGTAGAAGAGATTATATCTTCATTTGAGAAAAAAAATGTTGAAGTGTTTGTTTATATGGGTCATAAAGAGGATGAAGAGAGAGCTGCTATTGGTAAGGTATTGAAGTTAGAAAAAGATAATGAAGCTGTTGGAATATATGCCACTATAGAATGGTTTGATGAAAGCATCACAGAGAAAAAATCATTTTATCCTTCTATAGAGATGGTTGGAAAAAAAGTTAAAGAAGATGATGAGTTTATTTATTGGGAGAATTGTGAGATTAAGGCTATTGCTGCTGTTGAATATCCTGCTAGTAAAAGTGTTGATTTATTATGTGCAAGCGGAGTTATTGAAGTTAATGAAGAGTATATAAATAACATAAAAAATATTTTAAATAAACTTAATGATGAGGCAACAAAAGAAAAAGCAAAAGAAGAGTTTTTGAATATATTTAGAAATGATGAAGTATTTCAAAATATGATAATAGATTTACTTTTAGAGAAGTTTAAGATTTCAGAAAAGAGTTTAGAAAAATCAAATTTATCTGCCATTACTTATGGTGATTGGTGTAATGAATATGCAGAAAGTCAGAATGCAGTAAGATGCTCTTCAAAATCTGAGAGCGATACTTATGTGAAGGCTAAAAAACTTTTTAAGGCTGGTTTAAGCAAAGAAGAAATAATGTCTATAGTGAGAGATGATTTAGTTCCTATAGGAGTAGGAGGTTATGAGAGAGTTAGTTTATCAGCTATGGGTAAGAATAAGTATGAAGAGATTTCAAGGATGTTTAAATAA
- a CDS encoding phage capsid protein, whose amino-acid sequence MLENNETQNNQTVIEKIIESYDAKLKDKTLEIEKLNEELNKISTNNYYNGVPDLHSNRGDFGDDFSFPSKWALTCKRMENSIYLEPILQFYRGIFNSFNYELEKTDEYFESVKVRNAYNFIDKQFKRAGGLKSLIVNAAYNSLVYGFCFFTPKLEVLSAKNYGFKGKLDGLRGFKFYDVSSINSFNFSKEDIDEIESISIINKNNSTITNINFDLAIAGYSNYGDITGDVIGKPFLYSAYSLWQVLESMDNSFNRNLKNIGEHSFNFVSNCELNDSKRKEVEREIRNFVNNGGGIFISKYGKIEKIESIDANEWYSFRDSMLSTLFKNKGVDIKALGLNKGATKNLADLTQANALLMASDIVEGIINNINDSFMKRYFDLNFKSLRLLGECDYFRIRHSIDKD is encoded by the coding sequence ATGCTTGAGAATAATGAAACTCAAAACAATCAAACCGTAATAGAGAAAATAATAGAGAGCTATGATGCAAAATTAAAAGATAAGACTTTAGAGATAGAAAAACTAAATGAAGAGTTAAATAAAATATCTACAAACAATTATTATAATGGAGTGCCCGATTTGCATTCTAATAGAGGAGATTTTGGCGATGATTTTTCTTTTCCAAGCAAATGGGCTTTAACTTGTAAAAGAATGGAGAACTCTATTTATTTAGAGCCAATACTTCAATTTTATAGGGGTATTTTTAATTCTTTTAATTATGAATTAGAAAAGACAGATGAATATTTTGAGAGTGTAAAGGTAAGAAATGCTTACAACTTTATAGACAAACAATTTAAAAGAGCTGGAGGGCTTAAGAGTTTAATAGTTAATGCTGCTTATAATTCTTTGGTTTATGGCTTTTGTTTTTTTACTCCGAAATTAGAAGTTTTGTCTGCAAAGAATTATGGATTTAAGGGTAAGCTTGACGGTTTAAGAGGTTTTAAGTTTTATGATGTTTCTTCTATAAATAGCTTTAATTTTTCAAAAGAAGATATTGATGAGATTGAATCTATTAGCATAATAAATAAAAATAATTCTACTATTACAAATATAAATTTTGATTTGGCAATAGCAGGTTATTCTAATTATGGAGATATTACAGGCGATGTAATAGGAAAGCCTTTTTTGTATAGTGCTTATTCGCTTTGGCAGGTGCTGGAATCTATGGACAATAGTTTTAATAGGAACTTAAAAAATATAGGTGAGCATAGTTTTAATTTTGTGTCAAATTGCGAGCTTAATGACAGTAAGAGAAAAGAGGTTGAGAGGGAGATAAGAAATTTTGTTAATAATGGCGGCGGAATATTTATTTCAAAATACGGAAAGATAGAGAAAATTGAGAGTATAGATGCTAATGAATGGTATAGCTTTAGAGATAGCATGCTTTCAACACTTTTTAAAAACAAGGGAGTGGATATTAAAGCATTAGGGTTGAACAAAGGAGCAACAAAAAATTTAGCTGACCTCACTCAAGCAAACGCCTTACTTATGGCAAGTGATATTGTTGAAGGCATCATCAATAATATAAATGACAGTTTTATGAAGAGATACTTTGATTTGAATTTTAAGAGTTTAAGGCTATTAGGAGAATGCGATTATTTTAGGATTAGGCATTCAATAGATAAAGATTGA
- a CDS encoding glycoside hydrolase family 19 protein — MIDIKKYLVALNIDLSWESILKKYLLAYNITKEKDIKMFLAQTSHESLNYKRLEESFKYRPEVLIKVFPKYFNTLEEAKNILYRGDEALANRVYGGRLGNNFDEGYKYRGRGIIQLTGKSNYIHYGKLLNIDLVNNPDWLLERNIAVNVACCYWINRGLLGVDDIRKVTKKINGGYNGLEDRIKRYKKIENL, encoded by the coding sequence ATGATTGACATAAAAAAATATTTAGTTGCACTTAATATAGATTTATCTTGGGAGAGTATATTAAAAAAATATTTACTTGCCTATAACATTACTAAAGAAAAAGATATAAAAATGTTTTTGGCTCAAACTAGTCATGAGAGTTTAAATTATAAAAGACTTGAGGAGAGTTTTAAATATAGACCAGAAGTTTTAATAAAAGTCTTTCCAAAATATTTTAATACTCTTGAAGAGGCAAAGAATATTTTATATAGAGGAGATGAAGCTCTTGCAAATAGAGTATATGGAGGAAGGCTTGGCAATAATTTTGATGAGGGATATAAATATAGAGGAAGAGGAATAATACAGCTTACAGGAAAAAGCAATTATATACATTATGGAAAACTTCTTAATATTGATTTGGTTAATAATCCTGATTGGCTTTTAGAGAGAAATATTGCTGTTAATGTTGCCTGCTGTTATTGGATAAATAGAGGTCTTTTAGGTGTTGATGATATAAGAAAGGTAACTAAAAAGATTAACGGCGGATACAATGGTTTGGAAGATAGAATTAAAAGATATAAAAAAATAGAAAATCTATAA
- a CDS encoding phage tail protein — MIFAIYNKDTYRCYFVEGQSIDDFKLKPNEAIKEHNSNDLSQTDIRAYNKDGTVKSLEQQLKEKIIVLKDNEIIDNGIIRELNKNYEDDYIILIEKGLEELDKNKKIVEKNYKKYITEKSIEEKYNDSLITKEEYNAYIVNQRQSQYINNIDGMRAELLDDVLNSLAEKGLLNESQISVLNSLQDTRAKIKTQYKKIL; from the coding sequence ATGATATTTGCTATATATAATAAAGATACTTATAGATGTTATTTTGTTGAAGGACAGAGTATTGATGATTTTAAGTTAAAGCCTAATGAAGCTATAAAAGAGCATAATAGTAATGATTTAAGTCAGACGGATATAAGAGCTTATAATAAAGATGGTACAGTAAAGAGTTTAGAGCAGCAATTAAAAGAAAAAATTATTGTTCTTAAAGATAATGAAATAATTGATAATGGAATTATAAGAGAATTAAATAAAAATTATGAAGATGATTATATTATTTTAATTGAGAAGGGTTTAGAAGAGTTAGATAAAAATAAAAAGATAGTAGAAAAGAACTATAAAAAGTATATTACAGAAAAGTCTATTGAAGAGAAATACAACGATAGTTTGATCACTAAAGAAGAGTATAACGCTTATATAGTCAATCAGAGGCAAAGTCAATATATTAATAATATAGATGGTATGAGAGCGGAGCTTTTAGACGATGTGCTTAATAGTTTAGCAGAAAAAGGCTTGCTAAATGAAAGTCAAATTAGTGTATTAAATAGTTTACAAGATACTAGAGCTAAAATAAAAACTCAGTACAAAAAAATATTATGA
- a CDS encoding phage tail protein has protein sequence MFLNENNLQAPFQYKISENSFNLEKINNSLQLSKDNSQIKVFEGEKLFCVDIGYGINGALEEMEFILDGVRVYPVLLDEINCIRELEEVEENKIYLIKNDINFKSIIFLSINHLNKKFEYSITAYNTTLSSWMFDYIAKKINSLDTDYPIKNYYNKTNYKINDIIKHNGYLYKVNKDFLSDDSDYYLESNCSILTPFKSLEIGINYNAGDILEYKNKFFAVSENFVYREENDIYDFVKPLIEIINWFDGIKRIYKNQIIIKNGIFYLVLDYAENPVWNNLLRDKKIEILSKASNIFYDDSNTSFGDNTNNLQLAIEKLKKDIENKIPTGSSNLANNILYDNSKTNLVYKTEEYDFPRFKYNIPENIELLLNDGTNNYIAAITKQEDGSYILSCNIENTNKNDINLIIKSIDGDSNIYKNYSIINQFFNFNELYDLEEIEININTKIKFVFNSSNILLQIINVPLESNIFLRLKNRELRNQDKYLFGLSEAFMGSQTIIDNYILEFVQDNNTVKLSGSYTLKEGAGAQIIFYNPIVENYFNIKTEFSDTTGIISSSGKLIKYTISKANKDDMDVYLLFLQYEDDDIISAGEKITFNLTPDKNFILNKALKPVENVQELGESLALRYMIAPYYVQYPDVNGNFNNNEEPSVWFKKMYNVATTWQIIFNDKSAFFRTEGSKSGVARINGLQPYGMPNLSGAISSKNPYSPVAAFIGASGVFSLQENYEYYIDGRSLTGGGYFYINMNTNKQIKEYTNDLVVDNYQKRIYKLLSINGQKVSDIIEGV, from the coding sequence ATGTTTCTTAATGAAAATAATTTACAAGCTCCTTTTCAATACAAGATAAGCGAGAATAGTTTTAATTTAGAAAAAATAAATAATTCATTGCAACTAAGTAAGGATAACAGTCAGATAAAAGTTTTTGAAGGTGAGAAATTATTTTGTGTTGATATAGGATACGGTATAAATGGTGCTTTAGAGGAAATGGAGTTTATTTTAGATGGTGTTAGAGTTTATCCTGTTTTATTAGATGAAATTAATTGTATCAGAGAATTGGAAGAGGTAGAAGAAAATAAAATATACCTAATAAAAAATGATATTAACTTTAAGAGTATAATTTTTTTATCAATAAATCATTTAAATAAAAAATTTGAATATTCTATTACAGCCTATAATACAACATTAAGCTCTTGGATGTTTGATTATATAGCAAAAAAGATTAATAGTCTTGATACAGATTATCCTATAAAAAATTATTATAATAAAACTAATTATAAAATAAATGATATTATAAAACACAATGGCTATTTGTATAAGGTAAATAAAGATTTTTTAAGTGATGATTCTGATTATTATTTAGAATCTAATTGCTCTATACTTACACCTTTCAAGAGTTTAGAAATTGGGATTAATTATAATGCAGGGGATATTTTAGAATATAAAAATAAGTTTTTTGCAGTGAGTGAAAATTTTGTTTATAGAGAAGAAAATGATATTTACGATTTTGTTAAGCCTCTAATTGAAATAATAAATTGGTTTGATGGTATTAAACGTATTTACAAAAATCAAATAATAATAAAGAATGGAATTTTTTATTTGGTTTTGGACTATGCAGAGAATCCTGTATGGAATAATTTACTAAGAGATAAAAAAATAGAAATATTGTCAAAAGCTTCTAATATATTTTATGATGATAGTAACACTTCTTTCGGAGATAATACAAATAATCTTCAGCTTGCCATAGAAAAATTAAAAAAAGATATAGAAAATAAAATTCCAACTGGAAGTTCAAATTTAGCGAACAATATTTTGTATGATAATTCTAAAACCAATTTAGTTTATAAAACAGAAGAATATGATTTTCCAAGATTTAAATATAATATACCAGAAAATATTGAGTTATTACTTAACGACGGTACAAATAATTATATAGCAGCTATTACAAAGCAAGAAGATGGAAGTTATATTTTAAGCTGCAATATTGAAAACACAAATAAAAACGATATTAATTTAATAATAAAATCTATAGATGGCGATAGTAATATTTATAAAAACTATTCTATTATAAACCAGTTTTTTAATTTTAATGAATTATATGATTTAGAAGAGATTGAAATAAATATAAATACTAAAATCAAATTTGTATTTAATTCTTCAAATATATTGCTTCAAATAATTAATGTACCTTTAGAGTCTAACATTTTTTTGAGATTAAAGAATAGAGAATTAAGAAATCAAGATAAATATTTATTTGGATTAAGTGAAGCATTTATGGGAAGCCAAACAATAATAGATAATTATATTTTAGAGTTTGTACAAGATAATAATACTGTTAAATTATCAGGGTCATATACTTTAAAAGAAGGTGCTGGTGCTCAGATAATTTTTTATAATCCTATTGTAGAAAATTATTTTAACATAAAAACTGAATTTTCAGATACTACAGGTATAATTTCAAGTAGTGGCAAATTAATAAAATATACTATAAGCAAAGCAAATAAAGATGATATGGATGTATATTTATTATTTTTACAATATGAAGATGATGATATTATAAGCGCAGGTGAAAAAATAACTTTTAATTTAACTCCAGATAAAAATTTTATTTTAAATAAAGCTTTAAAACCAGTAGAAAATGTTCAGGAACTTGGAGAGAGCTTAGCTTTAAGATATATGATAGCTCCGTATTATGTACAATACCCAGATGTAAATGGTAATTTTAACAATAACGAAGAGCCATCTGTTTGGTTTAAGAAGATGTACAACGTTGCTACTACTTGGCAAATAATATTTAATGATAAAAGCGCATTTTTTAGGACAGAAGGTTCAAAGTCAGGTGTTGCTCGTATTAATGGATTACAGCCTTATGGTATGCCTAATTTATCAGGAGCTATTTCCTCTAAAAATCCATATTCACCTGTGGCAGCCTTTATTGGCGCTTCAGGTGTATTTTCACTTCAAGAAAACTATGAATATTATATTGATGGTCGAAGTTTAACTGGTGGAGGATATTTCTATATAAATATGAACACAAATAAACAAATAAAAGAATATACAAACGACTTAGTAGTAGACAACTACCAAAAAAGAATATATAAACTATTATCTATTAACGGTCAAAAAGTGAGCGATATAATAGAAGGAGTTTAA
- a CDS encoding phage tail protein has translation MSSGTILNYFGLANTYNPFTDENALQEVHNLDFDIPLLSPFKNADYVAVSTGLLTTSLSFLNDSILQVIDPSTNKKITDLNPIIGDIGNDKYMPKENEVFWFNKEGLRGTYFLSSIYAGKKFRIASGRYITTSITSSVLNDMFERTIGVPSYIEDINNKIESIKNNSTFVLKEVITKTGEGNQNWVLNWREDLEYLQVCGVIEGDTNALISLSSFGLFSDISDSAPLIGYFGSYASYKYFGGEFQKNIIGNFSGLPNLMSFPILEDKKPVLALKNNGNNSIRATLYFLVRSK, from the coding sequence ATGTCATCAGGAACTATATTAAATTATTTCGGGCTTGCAAACACCTATAATCCATTTACAGATGAGAATGCATTACAAGAGGTTCATAATTTAGATTTCGATATACCTCTTTTAAGCCCATTTAAAAATGCTGATTATGTTGCAGTAAGCACAGGCCTTTTAACTACTTCACTTTCTTTTTTGAATGATTCCATACTTCAAGTAATAGACCCAAGCACAAATAAAAAAATAACAGATTTAAATCCTATAATTGGAGACATAGGAAATGACAAATATATGCCCAAAGAAAATGAAGTTTTTTGGTTTAACAAAGAAGGTTTAAGAGGTACTTATTTTTTAAGTTCAATCTATGCAGGCAAAAAATTTAGAATAGCAAGCGGAAGATATATAACAACTTCAATAACAAGTTCCGTTCTTAATGATATGTTTGAAAGAACTATTGGAGTGCCTTCATATATTGAAGATATAAACAACAAAATAGAAAGCATTAAAAATAATTCTACTTTTGTATTAAAAGAAGTTATAACAAAAACAGGAGAAGGCAATCAAAATTGGGTATTGAATTGGAGGGAAGATTTAGAGTATTTACAAGTATGCGGAGTAATAGAAGGTGATACTAATGCCCTTATAAGCTTATCTTCATTTGGACTTTTTAGTGATATTTCTGATAGTGCCCCTTTGATAGGCTATTTTGGAAGTTATGCAAGCTATAAATATTTTGGAGGCGAGTTTCAAAAAAACATAATAGGCAATTTTAGCGGGCTTCCAAATTTAATGAGCTTTCCTATTTTGGAAGATAAGAAACCAGTGTTGGCTTTAAAAAATAACGGCAATAATAGTATAAGAGCTACATTATATTTTTTGGTACGCAGCAAATAA
- a CDS encoding histidine kinase, translating to MGKTLYTNKKIKLLISNIIYDIQNYNFTISKYVENIDKTDEINEDKDSIIRQSFLINITMKALNDFNDITLGNLSLNKNIDNINILMNNVIDNCYNLFISKRVKIKLGEEINNNFNVLIDKNKISNSIYYVFLFIYNSIKSNGFIDVSYNFVNYDDERFLFFNENNNLLNFSKDNILISISFDSNNIPEDIKRKLFKTPLISYNGRYFNNIFLYTAYYMINKHSGNIWFDSIGSKRRINIIFPIKSGL from the coding sequence ATGGGAAAAACTCTTTATACAAATAAAAAAATAAAGTTATTAATATCTAACATTATCTATGATATACAAAACTATAATTTCACAATATCCAAATATGTAGAAAACATAGATAAAACTGATGAAATAAATGAAGATAAAGATTCAATTATAAGACAATCTTTTCTCATAAATATAACAATGAAAGCACTTAATGATTTTAATGATATAACTTTGGGTAATTTATCATTAAATAAAAATATAGACAATATAAATATTCTTATGAATAATGTAATAGATAATTGCTATAATTTATTTATTTCAAAAAGGGTAAAAATAAAATTAGGAGAAGAAATAAACAATAATTTTAATGTATTGATAGATAAGAATAAGATATCTAATTCTATATATTACGTATTTTTATTTATTTATAATTCAATAAAATCTAATGGTTTTATCGATGTATCATATAATTTTGTTAATTATGATGATGAAAGATTTTTATTTTTTAATGAAAATAATAATCTATTAAATTTTAGTAAGGATAATATTCTTATAAGTATTAGTTTTGATTCTAATAATATACCTGAAGATATAAAAAGAAAACTTTTCAAAACACCATTAATAAGTTATAATGGCAGATACTTTAATAATATATTTTTATATACAGCTTACTATATGATTAATAAGCATTCTGGAAATATTTGGTTTGATAGTATAGGAAGTAAAAGAAGGATAAATATTATATTTCCTATAAAAAGTGGTTTATGA
- a CDS encoding helix-turn-helix domain-containing protein → MNYVFNYLLLIFYLLSFVIGFSTIFYSIIYYVIERVLWLKYYIIFLFTFSILIFIRTIRLITLLTLPSFTSNNIFNMLYFFILTLAMALMLYFIPAFLYRFLKIKWSLKTNISYLILSVFYFVLSIVGILTSFNIYILSSMIFYISIFYLLIKGFLNYKNIEDKTIKFIVKVLGIITILIYPVLIYQLIIYRKDFMNTNSIDVTLMLFYTWWNLVMLGYLLWYFISMIKSNNMRISNSLYNNNNDGEKDNNIKLEEKSDYNDFNLTKREKQILSYLLSGKTNKEISLIFDISLNTVNNHVANIYYKSGVKNRVELVNKFSKY, encoded by the coding sequence ATGAATTACGTATTTAATTATTTGCTTTTAATATTTTACTTATTATCTTTTGTAATAGGTTTTTCTACTATATTTTATTCTATTATTTATTATGTAATAGAGAGAGTTTTATGGCTTAAATATTATATAATATTTTTATTTACATTCAGCATATTAATTTTTATAAGGACTATAAGACTAATAACACTTTTAACTCTACCATCTTTTACTTCTAACAATATTTTTAATATGCTTTATTTCTTTATATTAACTTTGGCTATGGCATTAATGCTTTATTTTATACCTGCATTTTTATACAGGTTTTTAAAAATAAAATGGAGTTTGAAAACTAATATATCATATTTAATTTTATCTGTGTTTTATTTTGTATTAAGTATTGTAGGAATACTCACATCATTTAATATATATATTTTATCAAGTATGATATTTTATATATCTATATTTTACTTACTTATAAAAGGTTTTTTAAATTATAAAAATATAGAAGATAAAACAATTAAATTTATAGTGAAAGTTTTAGGTATAATAACTATACTAATTTATCCAGTTCTTATATATCAGCTAATTATTTATAGAAAAGATTTTATGAATACAAATTCTATAGATGTAACTTTAATGTTATTTTATACATGGTGGAATTTAGTGATGTTAGGATATTTATTATGGTATTTTATAAGTATGATAAAATCTAATAATATGAGGATATCTAATAGTTTATACAATAATAATAATGATGGGGAAAAAGATAATAATATTAAGTTGGAAGAAAAATCTGATTATAATGATTTTAATTTAACTAAAAGAGAGAAGCAAATATTGTCTTATTTATTATCTGGTAAAACGAATAAAGAAATATCCTTAATTTTTGATATATCATTAAATACTGTTAATAATCATGTAGCAAATATATATTATAAATCTGGTGTAAAAAATAGAGTTGAACTTGTAAATAAATTTTCTAAGTATTAA
- a CDS encoding flagellar biosynthesis anti-sigma factor FlgM, translating to MTIDKIGGTQNIQFNSKVKYSDGPSQLGSDKIEISNESKIALQNKKLIDIVKQSPDIREEKVAEAKKRLEMYMKDGALRKEVLNSLANSIIDAMPIDE from the coding sequence ATGACAATTGATAAAATAGGCGGCACACAAAATATACAATTTAATTCTAAAGTAAAATATTCAGATGGTCCATCTCAATTAGGTTCAGATAAAATTGAAATATCTAATGAATCTAAAATAGCTTTGCAAAATAAAAAATTAATAGACATAGTTAAACAATCTCCAGATATTAGAGAAGAAAAAGTTGCTGAGGCTAAAAAAAGATTAGAAATGTACATGAAAGATGGTGCTCTAAGAAAAGAAGTATTAAATTCTTTGGCTAATTCTATTATAGATGCTATGCCTATAGATGAATAA